CACATGGCTGCGGCTCTTGCCGATGATCTCGCCAAGATCGTTCTGCGTATAGCCGTGATCGGCGATCAGCAGCTCGTAACCCATTGCTTCTTCAAGCGGATTGAGGTCCGAACGCTGCACGTTCTCCACGATGGCGATTTCCAGCGCCGTGCGGTCGTCGACGTCACGAATGATCACCGGAATCTCGATCAACCCGGCGAGCTGCGCCGCGCGCCACCGGCGCTCGCCGGCAATGATCTCATAGCGGCTGTCCGCCGTGGTGCGCACCACGACCGGCTGGACGATGCCGTGCTGGCGGATCGACGAAGCGAGATCCTGCAGTTCCGATTCGTCGAAGTAACGACGCGGGTTGCGCGGGTTGCGGCCAACGAACTCGATGGGAACCAGCCGATCGGGATTGACCGCCGGCGCCGCGCCGATATCGGCGGCGGGAAGCTGGTCCATTTCACCGATCAGGGCTGCAAGCCCGCGGCCAAGGCGCCGCTTCGAGTTGTCTTCGTTCATCGATTCCACTCACAGATACTGGTTTCAGGCAGCCTTGCGCTGCCTTTCCCGCTGGATCACCTCGGAGGCGAGCTGAA
The Shinella zoogloeoides DNA segment above includes these coding regions:
- a CDS encoding ParB/RepB/Spo0J family partition protein gives rise to the protein MNEDNSKRRLGRGLAALIGEMDQLPAADIGAAPAVNPDRLVPIEFVGRNPRNPRRYFDESELQDLASSIRQHGIVQPVVVRTTADSRYEIIAGERRWRAAQLAGLIEIPVIIRDVDDRTALEIAIVENVQRSDLNPLEEAMGYELLIADHGYTQNDLGEIIGKSRSHVANSLRLLKLPDPVREMLASGTLSAGHARALIPTSDPVALAKAVVAKGMSVRDAERLAQNDIKSQGDPNHGQTPRKEEKDADTLALERTLTDVLGLEVSVNHKGNGGHLRIAYKTLEQLEEICRLLERR